In one window of Pseudobdellovibrionaceae bacterium DNA:
- a CDS encoding O-antigen ligase family protein has protein sequence MAMILGALFTEGLQFSEKTYIIGEGRWVLLLYSTVFLLSQVSWNQERMVKVFGSLLLLVALTALGQTFTGVNPFTDIKMIEVQSGGVSFFRAPGMYDNTMTYSYSMAQWFCFLFAILVTSPIKNQRLRAFVWVVSGVLGISLLLTFTRGVWVSLFGALVVMAFLAKKKLAYTIIAVTLVVVPTLIATVPAFHTKIVGAVDKSNLDRVKLWRANWLMFTENPVLGVGHRRNEKVVKEYYEKLDITDGIVGHAHNTYLQILSGMGLAGFIAYIGMSVSFLLVAWRLWLSSKHDVGWVRTIAVGAIGAQISLHLGGLTESNFIDGEVNHTFIFGVAMVLALAKTPLKQKTWGSDHIG, from the coding sequence GTGGCAATGATTTTGGGGGCTCTTTTTACGGAAGGCCTTCAGTTTTCAGAAAAAACCTACATCATTGGCGAAGGCCGATGGGTTTTGTTGCTGTATTCCACAGTTTTTTTATTGTCGCAAGTGAGCTGGAACCAAGAGCGAATGGTCAAAGTCTTTGGATCGCTGTTGCTTTTAGTGGCCCTGACGGCGTTAGGACAAACATTCACCGGAGTGAATCCATTTACAGATATTAAAATGATTGAAGTTCAGTCAGGTGGTGTTTCGTTTTTCAGGGCACCAGGAATGTATGACAATACCATGACCTATTCTTATTCTATGGCGCAGTGGTTTTGCTTTTTGTTTGCCATTTTGGTGACTTCACCAATTAAAAATCAACGGCTTAGAGCTTTTGTGTGGGTAGTTAGCGGAGTGCTCGGAATCAGTTTACTTTTGACCTTCACTCGCGGCGTTTGGGTATCGCTTTTTGGCGCGTTAGTGGTCATGGCCTTTTTGGCAAAAAAGAAATTGGCTTACACGATTATAGCGGTCACACTTGTCGTGGTTCCAACATTGATAGCAACGGTTCCGGCCTTCCATACAAAAATTGTTGGAGCTGTAGACAAATCAAATCTAGATAGAGTCAAGTTGTGGCGAGCCAATTGGTTGATGTTTACAGAAAACCCAGTGCTCGGAGTGGGTCATCGTAGAAACGAAAAAGTGGTTAAAGAATACTACGAAAAACTCGACATTACTGACGGCATTGTTGGTCACGCTCACAATACGTATTTGCAGATTTTGTCGGGTATGGGGCTAGCAGGGTTTATTGCCTATATAGGTATGTCGGTAAGTTTTCTTTTGGTCGCTTGGCGGCTTTGGTTATCATCAAAGCACGATGTGGGATGGGTCCGAACCATTGCCGTAGGGGCCATCGGGGCTCAGATTTCTTTACATCTCGGCGGATTGACGGAATCTAATTTTATTGACGGCGAAGTTAATCACACCTTTATCTTTGGAGTCGCCATGGTTTTGGCGTTAGCAAAAACGCCACTTAAACAGAAAACTTGGGGCTCTGATCATATTGGTTGA